The DNA sequence TTACATTTGTAACAATAATTAAAACGCTACTTTGAACAACAGCTTTTGTTCCTGCTCTCCCTACTTCTAATGCTCCACCGCTGACATAATATCCAAAATATGAACTTACGGAAGTAATTATAAATGCAAAAAACAATGATTTTATTAATGAATAAATTACTTCAAAAGGATAGAAAAAAGAATGAACACCAAACATATAGGTTTCGACGCTAAAAAGCCCAGTTAGAATTGCAACTAAGTAGCCGCCCAAAATTCCTAAAAACATTGAAATAATAATTAAAAAAGGTGTAATTATAACAAAAGCAACAATCTTGGGTAAGATTAAATAGCAAGCTGAATTAATACCCATAACCTCTAGGGCATCTATTTGTTCTGTGACACGCATTGTACCTAGTTCGCCAGCAATACGAGACCCAACTTTTCCAGCTAATATCAAGCTAATAATTGTTGGGGAAAATTCGAGAATTACTGTAGAGCGAGTAATATAGCCAATGGTGTATTTTGGAATTAAAGGACTGTCAATACTGTATGCTGTTTGCATTGCAACGGCAGCTCCCATAAAAATACTGATAATAGCTATAATAAAAATAGATTCTATTCCTAAAAGATAAAATTCTGTAATGACTTGTGAGCGGAATTGACGCATTTTTTCAGGTCTTCTAAAGGTCTTGTTTAGAAGAAGAAGATAATCGCCAATGCTTACAAATAAATTACGTATCATGTTGCGAATTTAGACAAAAATTTTTAAACAATGTTTTATAAATATTAAAAATCACAAAATGATTGTGGATAATCATGTAAAGCAAAAAATAATTGAATTGTAACAATTGTTACTGTAATGGCTGTTACAATTTTTTTGTAATAAATGTGGTATATTCATTAGTTTATAAAGTTTGAAAGTTTGAAGGTTTTTAAAGTTGCAGCCTTTCGTAATCGTCTTATTATCAATGACTTACGCAAAACCGCCGCACTCTGTAACTACCTGATTATCAACTTATTAGTTTATAAAGTTAGAAAGAGGCTGCCGCCCATAACCATCTGATTATCAGCAACTTACGCCGCCGCACCTAAAACGACTGAGCCAAGAAGGCTGCCATCCCTGTAACCACCTGATTATCAGCGACTTACGCGGCAAGCGAGCGAATAGCGAGCCAATACTAAAAACTCAACACTAAGCACTCAACACTATTTTTTCACAAACTTGGCTCTATAAATATTTTTGCCTTTTGCTTCAATGATATAAATGCCTGAAACCAAATTAGAAACATCAATAGAAACTATGCCTATTTCGTCAGTGCTTTCGTAAGTATTAGAAATAATTTTGCCAGAAATATCAAAAATGGAAATATTAAAATCTTCGTTTTTTTGAACTATATTTATTTCATTTTTAGCTGGATTTGGATAGATAACTATATCATTTTGTACAGCTTCATTTATGCCTTCATACAAATCTTCTTTACCAATTCTAACCCAATACATATCTACTAAGCTATCATTTTTGTTTACATATCCATACCATGGATAACATGGCTCTCCTTCAAAATGAGGCATTGGTGTAACCATGCCTTCATCTTTTTCTGCTAAGTTATAAATAAATGTACTGCCAACATC is a window from the Bacteroidales bacterium genome containing:
- a CDS encoding ABC transporter permease → MIRNLFVSIGDYLLLLNKTFRRPEKMRQFRSQVITEFYLLGIESIFIIAIISIFMGAAVAMQTAYSIDSPLIPKYTIGYITRSTVILEFSPTIISLILAGKVGSRIAGELGTMRVTEQIDALEVMGINSACYLILPKIVAFVIITPFLIIISMFLGILGGYLVAILTGLFSVETYMFGVHSFFYPFEVIYSLIKSLFFAFIITSVSSYFGYYVSGGALEVGRAGTKAVVQSSVLIIVTNVILTQILLT